The following proteins are encoded in a genomic region of Microtus ochrogaster isolate Prairie Vole_2 chromosome 5, MicOch1.0, whole genome shotgun sequence:
- the Foxred1 gene encoding FAD-dependent oxidoreductase domain-containing protein 1, with protein sequence MLRKVLRIGLGSGLSNRGLRTRRGGFTLDWDAKMSEFKKKIECILPGKQWEELYDTSHLPPKQSDVVIVGGGILGLSVAFWLKKLESRRGAIRVLVVEQDHTYSRASSTGPSVGGIWQQFSVPENVQLSLFSVDFLRNINEHLAVVDAPLVDLRYNPSGCLLLASEKDAATLENNVKMQRQEGAKVCLISPEQLQNKFPWINTEGVALASYGMEDEGWFDAWSLLQGLRRKVQSMGVLLYQGEVTRFITSSGQMQTPSGEQVVLRRINEVHVKMDKSLEYQPVECAAVINAAGPWSGQVAELAGIGKGLPGTLQGTKLPVEPRKRYVHLWHCPQGPGLETPLVADISGVYFRREGLGSNYLGGYSPTEEEEPDPTNLEVDHDFFQNKVWPHLAQRVPSFKTLKVQRSWAGYYDYNTFDQNGVVGPHPLVVNMYFATGFSGHGLQHAPGIGRAVAEMVLDGQFNTIDMSPFLFTRFYLGEKLQAYNIL encoded by the exons ATGCTTCGCAAAGTGCTGCGAATTGGCTTGGGCTCGGGCCTCTCAAACCGTGGCCTACGCACACGCAGAGGAGGCTTTACTCTGG ACTGGGATGCAAAGATGTCTGAGTTTAAGAAGAAGATTGAGTGCATCCTGCCTGGAAAGCAATGGGAAGAGCTGTACGACACGAGCCACCTGCCCCCGAAACAGTCGGATGTGGTCATCGTCGGAGGTGGGATCCTTGGTCTGTCCGTGGCCTTTTGGCTGAAGAAGCTGGAAAGTAGACGAGGTGCCATTCGGGTGCTGGTGGTGGAACAAGACCACACG TATTCACGGGCTTCCTCCACAGGGCCTTCTGTGGGTGGAATTTGGCAGCAGTTTTCTGTTCCTGAGAATGTCCAACTCTCCCTCTTTTCAGTCGACTTTCTACGGAACATAAAT GAACACCTGGCTGTAGTGGATGCCCCTCTTGTAGACCTCCGGTATAACCCCTCAGGCTGTCTCTTGCTAGCTTCAGAAAAGGATGCTGCCACCTTGGAAAACAACGTAAAAATGCAAAG GCAGGAAGGAGCCAAAGTCTGCCTGATATCTCCCGAGCAGCTACAAAACAAGTTTCCCTGGATAAACACAGAAGGAGTGGCTCTGGCCTCTTATG GGATGGAGGATGAAGGTTGGTTTGATGCTTGGTCTTTGCTCCAGGGTCTTCGTCGAAAGGTCCAATCAATGGGAGTCTTACTCTACCAGGGAGAGGTGACAC GATTCATCACTTCATCTGGCCAAATGCAGACCCCAAGTGGGGAACAGGTAGTCTTGAGAAGGATCAACGAAGTCCAT GTAAAAATGGACAAGAGTCTGGAGTATCAGCCAGTAGAGTGTGCTGCAGTGATCAATGCTGCAGGACCCTGGTCTGGGCAGGTTGCAGAGCTGGCTGGTATTGGGAAGGGACTGCCTGGCACCCTTCAGGGCACCAAGCTACCTGTGGAGCCAAGGAAAAG GTATGTGCACTTATGGCACTGTCCCCAGGGACCAGGTCTGGAGACACCATTGGTTGCAGACATCAGTGGAGTCTATTTTCGGCGAGAAGGATTGGGCAGCAACTACCTAGGAGGCTACAGCCCCACTGAG GAGGAAGAACCAGACCCAACAAATCTGGAAGTGGACCATGATTTCTTCCAGAACAAAGTGTGGCCCCATTTGGCCCAGAGGGTGCCATCTTTTAAGACTCTGAAG GTGCAGAGATCCTGGGCTGGCTATTACGACTATAACACTTTTGACCAGAATGGCGTGGTGGGCCCGCATCCACTAGTTGTCAACATGTACTTTGCTACGGGCTTCAGTGGTCATGGACTTCAGCATGCACCTGGCATCGGCCGAGCAGTGGCAGAAATGGTACTAGATGGCCAGTTCAATACCATCGACATGAGCCCCTTCCTCTTCACCCGCTTTTACTTAGGAGAGAAGTTACAGGCGTACAATATCCTCTGA
- the Srpra gene encoding signal recognition particle receptor subunit alpha, protein MLDFFTIFSKGGLVLWCFQGVSDSCTGPVNALIRSVLLQERGGNNSFTHEALTLKYKLDNQFELVFVVGFQKILTLTYVDKLIDDVHRLFRDKYRTEIQQQSALSLLNGTFDFQNDFLRLLREAEESSKIRAPTTMKKFEDSEKAKKPVRSMIETRGEKTKEKAKNNKKKGAKKEGSDGPLATSKIAPAEKSGVPVGPENGELSKEELIRRKREEFIQKHGKGLDKSSKSTKSDIPKEKGKKAPRVWELGGCANKEVLDYSTPTTNGTPEAALSEDINLIRGTGPGGQLQDLDCSSSDDEGATQNTKPSATKGTLGGMFGMLKGLVGSKSLSREDMESVLDKMRDHLIAKNVAADIAVQLCESVANKLEGKVMGTFSTVTSTVKQALQESLVQILQPQRRVDMLRDIMDAQRRQRPYVVTFCGVNGVGKSTNLAKISFWLLENGFSVLIAACDTFRAGAVEQLRTHTRRLTALHPPEKHGGRTMVQLFEKGYGKDAAGIAMEAIAFARNQGFDVVLVDTAGRMQDNAPLMTALAKLITVNTPDLVLFVGEALVGNEAVDQLIKFNRALADHSMAQTPRLIDGIVLTKFDTIDDKVGAAISMTYITSKPIVFVGTGQTYCDLRSLNAKAVVAALMKA, encoded by the exons ATGCTCGACTTCTTCACCATCTTCTCGAAGGGCGGGCTTGTGCTCTGGTGTTTCCAGGGCGTGAGCGATTCGTGCACCGGGCCCGTGAACGCGTTGATTCGTTCCGTCCTGTTGCAG GAACGGGGAGGTAACAACTCTTTCACTCATGAGGCCCTCACACTCAAGTATAAACTGGACAACCAGTTTGAGCTGGTGTTTGTG GTTGGCTTTCAGAAGATCCTCACACTGACCTATGTAGACAAATTGATAGATGATGTGCACCGGCTGTTTCGGGATAAATACCGCACAGAGATCCAACAGCAAAGTGCTTTAAGTCTATTGAATGGCACTTTTGATTTCCAGAATGACTTCCTGCGGCTCCTTCG tGAAGCAGAGGAGAGCAGTAAAATCCGTGCTCCCACTACCATGAAGAAGTTTGAAGATTCTGAAAAAGCTAAGAAACCCGTGAGGTCCATGATTGAAACACGGGGGGAGAAGAccaaggaaaaagcaaaaaacaacaaaaaaaagggggcCAAAAAGGAAG GTTCTGATGGCCCTTTGGCTACTAGCAAAATAGCCCCTGCAGAAAAGTCAGGTGTACCAGTGGGACCTGAGAACGGAGAACTTTCCAAAGAGGAGCTGATacgcaggaagagagaggagttcATTCAGAAGCATGGGAAGGGTCTGGACAAATCCAG CAAGTCTACAAAGTCAGATATTCCAAAGGAGAAGGGCAAAAAGGCACCCCGGGTTTGGGAACTAGGTGGCTGTGCTAACAAGGAAGTCTTGGATTACAGTACTCCTACCACCAATGGAACCCCAGAGGCTGCTTTGTCTGAAGATATCAACTTG ATTCGAGGAACTGGGCCTGGGGGACAGCTTCAAGATCTGGATTGCAGCAGCTCAGATGATGAAGGGGCCACTCAAAACACCAAACCTAG TGCTACCAAGGGAACTCTGGGTGGCATGTTTGGGATGCTGAAGGGCCTTGTGGGTTCCAAGAGCTTAAGTCGTGAAGACATGGAGTCTGTGTTAGACAAGATGCGCGATCATCTCATTG CTAAGAATGTTGCTGCAGATATTGCTGTCCAGCTCTGTGAATCTGTTGCCAACAAGTTGGAAGGGAAAGTGATGGGGACATTTAGCA CTGTGACTTCCACAGTCAAGCAAGCTCTGCAGGAGTCTCTGGTACAGATTCTGCAGCCACAGCGTCGCGTAGACATGCTCCGGGATATCATGGATGCCCAACGTCGCCAGCGCCCTTATGTTGTCACCTTCTGTGGTGTTAATGGAGTGGGGAAGTCTACCAATCTTGCCAAG atTTCCTTTTGGCTTCTAGAGAATGGCTTCAGTGTCCTCATTGCTGCCTGTGATACATTTCGGGCTGGGGCTGTTGAGCAGCTTCGTACTCACACCCGACGTCTCACTGCCCTCCATCCCCCTGAGAAGCATGGCGGTCGGACGATGGTGCAGTTGTTTGAAAAAGGCTATGGAAAGGATGCTGCTGGCATTGCCATGGAAGCCATTGCTTTTG cGCGCAACCAAGGATTTGATGTGGTGCTGGTGGACACAGCTGGCCGCATGCAAGACAATGCCCCCCTGATGACTGCCCTGGCCAAACTCATTACTGTCAATACACCTGACTTGGTGCTGTTTGTGGGGGAGGCCTTAGTAGGCAATGAAGCCGTGGATCAGCTG ATCAAGTTCAACAGAGCCTTGGCTGACCATTCTATGGCTCAAACACCTCGGCTCATTGATGGTATTGTTCTTACCAAATTTGACACCATTGATGACAAG gtGGGAGCTGCTATTTCTATGACATACATTACAAGCAAACCCATCGTCTTTGTGGGCACTGGCCAGACCTACTGTGATCTACGCAGTCTCAACGCCAAGGCTGTGGTGGCTGCCCTCATGAAGGCTTAA